One genomic region from Spirosoma sp. KCTC 42546 encodes:
- a CDS encoding glycosyltransferase, whose protein sequence is MQQFDSIVCLGQTTWEGDFQKAVVQLMTELSVRHRVLYVDYQYTLKDWAMGVAGRQDMPVRQTVRLKNPLLKKTFANGSEVYVWTPPLMLPVNWMSPKAHDLLVQQNVNRLIKGLRRVMSQLNMTRPLVINGLNPVFGLPMLHQLNECATIYYCFDEITIINWMSRHGSRYEPDYLQEVDAVVTTSETLRRSKSLLQPNAYCVKNGVNFELFNQAYQLAQQEPVPEKPIVGYLGTADNRINLELVGYCVRTMPDVTFQFVGEVHEPSFMKLLAVYPNVVFTPPHQPAELPPLLAKMKATMIPFVCNEHTYTIYPLKINEYLAAGLPVVSTPFSLLDDFAGVVELAASPEDFAQALRKALADDAPERVQARIAMAKNNSWARRAEEFEAVIQKVPAAWATESVSG, encoded by the coding sequence ATGCAACAGTTTGATAGTATAGTTTGCCTCGGCCAGACAACCTGGGAGGGTGATTTTCAGAAAGCTGTGGTGCAATTGATGACCGAATTATCGGTTCGGCACCGGGTTTTGTACGTCGATTATCAATATACCCTCAAAGACTGGGCAATGGGTGTAGCTGGTCGTCAGGATATGCCCGTCCGGCAAACCGTTCGCTTAAAGAATCCGCTCCTCAAAAAAACCTTTGCCAATGGCAGTGAGGTCTATGTATGGACCCCTCCGTTAATGTTGCCTGTCAACTGGATGTCTCCCAAAGCACACGACTTACTGGTTCAGCAAAATGTAAACCGATTGATAAAAGGGCTTCGACGTGTGATGAGTCAGTTGAACATGACCCGCCCACTGGTCATTAATGGACTGAATCCGGTGTTTGGGCTTCCTATGCTACACCAGCTTAACGAGTGCGCCACTATTTATTACTGTTTCGACGAAATAACCATTATTAACTGGATGAGTCGGCACGGGAGCCGCTACGAGCCAGACTATCTCCAGGAAGTCGATGCTGTCGTTACTACATCCGAAACCCTTCGCCGATCCAAGTCGCTTCTGCAACCGAATGCCTATTGTGTAAAAAACGGGGTCAATTTTGAGTTATTTAATCAGGCTTACCAATTAGCCCAACAGGAACCTGTACCTGAAAAACCGATTGTAGGCTATCTGGGGACTGCTGATAATCGGATCAACCTTGAGTTGGTCGGCTATTGTGTGCGTACGATGCCAGATGTCACCTTTCAATTTGTTGGCGAAGTTCACGAGCCCAGTTTTATGAAGCTATTAGCCGTTTATCCAAACGTTGTTTTCACTCCTCCTCATCAGCCAGCCGAGCTTCCTCCATTGCTGGCGAAGATGAAGGCTACTATGATTCCGTTTGTTTGTAATGAGCATACGTATACCATTTACCCACTAAAAATCAATGAGTATCTAGCGGCTGGTTTACCTGTTGTTTCCACTCCGTTTTCACTACTCGATGATTTCGCTGGTGTAGTTGAACTAGCTGCTAGTCCGGAAGATTTCGCACAGGCGCTACGAAAGGCCCTGGCTGATGATGCGCCCGAACGCGTACAAGCACGAATTGCCATGGCAAAAAACAACTCATGGGCACGGCGGGCAGAAGAGTTTGAAGCCGTTATTCAAAAGGTACCGGCAGCCTGGGCAACTGAGTCTGTGTCTGGTTAA
- a CDS encoding glycosyltransferase family 1 protein, protein MRIGIEAQRLLRPHKHGMDIVALETIRALATCSQHEFVVFVKPDADRDGLPSAPNMEIVELPGGPYPVWEQYALPRAVKQYGIDLLHCTANTAPLHCSVPLVLTLHDIIFLENQPLRAGSWYQRFGNQYRRWNVPRIVAECERIITVSHFERQRIVDHLHLSPERVVAIWNAVSNQFHVIDDVEQIDIVRLKYKLPKEFIFFLGNTDPKKNVKGVLKALLGLKQQGKLSLPVVISNLPAASLTDLLSEIGGESLANDIILCGYIPNYILPLVYNAATIFLCPSLRESFGLPILEAMACGTPVLTSSTSSMPEVAGDAALLVDPNSVEEMIRGIDRLIKQPTLRAELRAKGLKRAALFSWEATANKLLTVYANSLNK, encoded by the coding sequence ATGAGAATCGGCATCGAAGCACAACGTCTCCTACGACCCCATAAACACGGCATGGACATCGTAGCGCTCGAAACGATTCGAGCGTTAGCCACTTGTTCACAACACGAGTTTGTTGTTTTTGTAAAGCCTGATGCCGATAGGGATGGGTTACCAAGTGCGCCAAACATGGAAATTGTAGAACTGCCTGGTGGCCCCTATCCGGTATGGGAACAATATGCATTGCCCAGGGCAGTGAAACAATATGGGATTGACTTACTGCATTGCACGGCCAATACAGCTCCGCTACACTGTTCAGTACCACTGGTGCTAACCCTTCATGATATTATTTTCCTGGAAAACCAACCGCTGCGGGCTGGTAGCTGGTATCAACGGTTTGGAAATCAGTACCGACGCTGGAATGTGCCACGAATTGTAGCGGAGTGTGAGCGTATTATAACCGTTTCTCATTTTGAACGACAACGTATCGTAGACCACCTTCACCTGTCTCCAGAACGGGTAGTTGCCATTTGGAATGCGGTGAGCAATCAGTTTCATGTCATTGATGATGTAGAACAGATTGACATTGTCCGATTAAAGTATAAACTGCCCAAAGAATTTATTTTCTTCCTAGGCAATACAGACCCTAAAAAGAATGTCAAGGGCGTATTAAAAGCGTTGTTGGGGCTCAAACAACAGGGTAAGCTTTCGCTTCCAGTCGTGATCTCGAATTTACCTGCTGCCAGCCTGACTGATTTGCTTAGCGAGATTGGCGGAGAATCGCTGGCCAACGACATTATTTTGTGTGGCTATATACCGAATTATATCCTGCCACTGGTCTATAATGCCGCTACAATTTTCTTATGCCCCTCATTGCGGGAAAGTTTTGGCCTGCCAATCCTGGAAGCTATGGCCTGTGGCACACCGGTATTAACATCCTCAACATCGTCGATGCCCGAAGTAGCAGGTGATGCCGCTTTATTAGTTGACCCGAATTCGGTAGAAGAGATGATAAGAGGCATTGATCGGCTGATCAAACAGCCAACTCTCCGCGCTGAATTACGCGCCAAGGGCTTGAAACGAGCCGCCTTATTTTCATGGGAGGCCACTGCGAATAAGCTACTCACTGTGTATGCCAATTCTCTAAATAAATAA
- a CDS encoding GMC oxidoreductase, whose product MSFLNIDSVKDRTFDAIVIGSGISGGWAAKELTGKGLRTLVLERGRDVKHITDYPTTMMQPWEFQHLGQLTKEMREANPIASRCYAFREDATHFFIKDNEHPYVQEKPFDWIRGYQVGGKSLMWARGTQRWSDFDFEGPARDGFAVDWPIRYADLAPWYSYVEKFAGISGNKDGIATLPDGEFLPPHEQSCVEKHFTDEMARHYNGTRPIIIGRCAHLTKPQPIHYQQGRAQCQNRSLCQRGCPYGGYFSSNSSTLPWAAKTGKMTLRPDSVVHSIIFDDRKNKATGVRVIDAHTKEMKEYYARIIFVNAACLNSNLVLLNSKSNRFPTGLGNDNGLLGKYVAFHNFRTTISAEHEGFQDTTTEGIRPNSSYIPRFRNVYKQETDFLRGYAAGFGSSRMTSVDTSAMGENLKSSLMQPKYGNWRVSSHMMGETIPKESNYVTLDSSLTDAWGIPQLKISVAYDDNDEKMIRDFHEQMSEMLTVAGFKNIETHDKPDKAPGLDIHEMGGVRMGKDPKTSMLNKWNQLHTCKNVFVTDGACMTSTSTQNPSLTFMAITARAADHAVKEMRKGLL is encoded by the coding sequence ATGTCGTTTTTGAATATTGATTCAGTTAAAGACCGCACCTTCGATGCCATTGTCATTGGTTCAGGTATTAGCGGTGGCTGGGCAGCTAAGGAGCTAACCGGCAAAGGATTACGTACGCTGGTTCTGGAGCGTGGCCGCGATGTAAAGCACATTACCGATTATCCAACCACAATGATGCAGCCCTGGGAGTTTCAGCACCTGGGTCAGTTAACCAAAGAAATGAGAGAGGCAAACCCGATTGCCAGCCGCTGCTATGCATTTCGGGAGGATGCCACGCATTTCTTCATTAAAGATAATGAACACCCCTATGTGCAGGAAAAACCCTTCGACTGGATTCGAGGCTATCAGGTAGGAGGGAAGTCGCTGATGTGGGCACGAGGTACGCAGCGATGGTCGGATTTTGATTTTGAAGGCCCTGCCCGCGATGGCTTTGCTGTAGACTGGCCAATTCGCTACGCTGATCTGGCACCCTGGTACAGCTATGTTGAGAAGTTTGCGGGGATTTCCGGGAATAAAGACGGGATCGCTACATTACCCGATGGCGAGTTTTTGCCTCCACACGAGCAATCCTGTGTTGAGAAACATTTTACCGATGAAATGGCGAGACATTATAACGGTACTCGCCCCATTATCATTGGTCGCTGTGCACACCTGACAAAACCTCAGCCTATTCACTATCAGCAAGGTAGAGCTCAATGCCAAAACCGATCGCTTTGCCAACGGGGGTGCCCTTATGGCGGTTATTTTAGCAGTAACTCATCAACCTTACCCTGGGCGGCCAAAACGGGGAAGATGACCCTTCGTCCTGACTCAGTCGTGCATTCGATAATCTTTGACGATAGGAAAAACAAGGCTACTGGGGTTCGGGTGATTGATGCGCATACCAAAGAAATGAAAGAGTATTACGCCCGGATCATTTTTGTAAATGCGGCCTGTCTGAACTCAAACCTGGTATTGTTGAACTCAAAATCAAACCGATTTCCAACCGGTTTAGGCAACGACAATGGCCTTCTGGGTAAATATGTAGCTTTCCATAACTTCCGTACCACCATTTCGGCTGAACACGAAGGTTTTCAGGACACCACTACCGAAGGGATTCGACCCAACAGCAGCTATATTCCCCGTTTTCGCAATGTGTATAAACAGGAAACAGACTTCCTGCGTGGGTACGCAGCCGGGTTTGGTTCTAGTCGCATGACTAGCGTGGATACATCGGCAATGGGCGAAAACCTGAAGTCAAGCCTGATGCAGCCCAAATACGGTAACTGGCGTGTGAGTTCACATATGATGGGTGAAACGATTCCAAAGGAAAGCAACTATGTGACGCTCGACTCAAGCCTGACGGATGCCTGGGGAATCCCTCAATTGAAAATTTCAGTGGCTTATGATGACAATGATGAGAAGATGATTCGGGATTTTCACGAGCAAATGTCTGAAATGCTGACAGTGGCTGGCTTCAAAAATATTGAAACCCACGACAAACCCGATAAAGCGCCGGGGCTGGATATCCACGAAATGGGTGGTGTTCGGATGGGGAAAGACCCGAAAACGTCGATGCTAAACAAGTGGAACCAACTTCATACATGCAAAAACGTGTTTGTTACGGATGGCGCCTGTATGACGTCTACATCTACTCAAAATCCATCCCTAACATTCATGGCGATTACAGCCCGCGCGGCTGATCATGCCGTGAAAGAAATGAGGAAGGGACTTTTGTAG